In Pseudomonas sp. PDM14, a genomic segment contains:
- a CDS encoding potassium transporter Kup: protein MSEVSVDRHAPAQGLSASVGLLVAAAGVVYGDIGTSPLYTLKEVFSGRYGVQTNPEGVLGVLSLIFWSLIWVVSIKYVSFILRADNQGEGGAMAVLALARRATTAYPRLSKALVFCGLFGAALFYGDSMITPAISVLSAVEGLQVAFDGVDHWVVPLSLILLIGLFLIQKHGTARIGTLFGPVMVLWFVVLGALGVHGIVQRPEVLQALNPYWCVHFFIAHPGIGVAILGAVVLALTGAEALYADMGHFGRKPIARAWFFLVLPGLVLNYFGQGALLLENPDAARNPFYLLAPSWALLPLVGLAALATIIASQAVISGAFSLTRQAIQLGYIPRMHIQHTSSEEQGQIYIGAVNWALMIAVVLLVLGFESSGALASAYGVAVTGTMLITTILVSAVMLLLWKTPRWLAIPVLLGFLLVDSLFFAANVPKIFQGGAFPVIAGIALFILMTTWKRGRQLLVDHLDEQALPLPLFIASIRSQPPHRVQGTAIFLTARSDAVPHALLHNLLHNQVLHEQVVLLTVVSEDEPRVDPERRFEVESYGDGFFRVVLHFGFIDEPDVPAALRLCHLNDLDFSPMRTTWFLSRETVISTRRFGMARWRELLFALMLRNANGNLRFFKLPLNRVIELGTQVEI, encoded by the coding sequence ATGAGTGAAGTCAGCGTAGACCGGCACGCGCCAGCCCAGGGGCTTTCGGCTTCGGTGGGCCTGCTGGTGGCGGCTGCCGGGGTGGTCTACGGCGATATCGGTACCAGCCCGTTGTACACGCTCAAGGAGGTGTTCTCCGGGCGCTACGGTGTGCAGACCAACCCCGAGGGCGTGCTCGGCGTGTTGTCGTTGATCTTCTGGTCGCTGATCTGGGTGGTGTCGATCAAGTACGTGTCGTTCATCCTGCGCGCCGACAACCAGGGCGAGGGCGGGGCGATGGCGGTGCTGGCGTTGGCGCGGCGGGCCACGACGGCCTACCCGCGGCTGAGCAAGGCGCTGGTGTTCTGCGGGTTGTTCGGCGCGGCGCTGTTCTACGGAGACAGCATGATCACCCCGGCGATCTCGGTGCTCTCGGCGGTCGAGGGGCTGCAGGTGGCGTTCGACGGCGTCGATCACTGGGTGGTGCCGCTGTCGCTGATCCTGCTGATCGGCCTGTTCCTGATCCAGAAGCACGGCACGGCGCGCATCGGCACGCTGTTCGGCCCGGTGATGGTGCTGTGGTTCGTGGTGCTCGGTGCGCTGGGCGTGCATGGCATCGTGCAGCGGCCGGAGGTGTTGCAGGCGCTCAATCCGTACTGGTGCGTACATTTCTTCATCGCCCATCCGGGCATTGGCGTGGCGATTCTCGGTGCGGTGGTGCTGGCGCTGACCGGTGCCGAGGCGTTGTACGCGGACATGGGCCACTTCGGCCGCAAGCCGATTGCCCGCGCCTGGTTCTTCCTAGTGCTGCCGGGGCTGGTGCTCAACTACTTCGGCCAGGGCGCGCTGCTGCTGGAAAACCCCGACGCGGCGCGCAACCCCTTCTATCTATTGGCGCCGTCCTGGGCGCTGCTGCCGCTGGTCGGGCTGGCAGCACTGGCGACCATCATCGCCTCGCAGGCGGTGATTTCCGGCGCCTTCTCGCTGACGCGTCAGGCCATCCAGCTCGGCTACATCCCGCGCATGCACATTCAGCACACCTCCAGCGAGGAGCAGGGGCAGATCTACATCGGCGCGGTGAACTGGGCACTGATGATCGCCGTGGTGCTGCTGGTGCTCGGCTTCGAGTCGTCCGGGGCGCTGGCCTCGGCCTACGGCGTGGCGGTTACCGGAACCATGCTGATCACCACCATCCTGGTCTCGGCGGTGATGCTGCTGCTGTGGAAAACCCCGCGCTGGCTGGCCATTCCGGTGCTGCTTGGCTTCCTTCTGGTGGACAGCCTGTTCTTCGCCGCCAACGTGCCGAAGATCTTCCAGGGCGGCGCCTTTCCGGTGATCGCCGGGATCGCGTTATTCATCCTCATGACCACCTGGAAGCGCGGTCGCCAGCTGTTGGTCGACCACCTCGACGAGCAGGCGCTGCCGTTGCCACTGTTCATCGCCAGCATCCGCAGCCAGCCGCCGCATCGGGTGCAGGGCACGGCGATCTTCCTCACCGCGCGCTCGGATGCGGTGCCGCATGCGCTGCTGCACAACCTGCTGCACAATCAGGTGCTGCACGAGCAGGTGGTGCTGCTCACGGTGGTCAGCGAGGACGAGCCGCGCGTCGACCCCGAGCGGCGTTTCGAGGTCGAGTCCTATGGCGACGGTTTCTTCCGCGTGGTCCTGCATTTCGGCTTCATCGACGAGCCGGACGTGCCGGCGGCGCTGCGCCTGTGCCACCTCAACGACCTGGATTTCAGCCCGATGCGCACCACCTGGTTCCTCAGCCGGGAAACGGTGATCAGCACCCGGCGCTTTGGCATGGCGCGCTGGCGCGAGTTGCTGTTCGCCCTGATGCTGCGCAACGCCAACGGCAACCTGCGTTTCTTCAAGCTGCCGCTGAACCGGGTGATCGAGCTGGGTACCCAGGTGGAAATCTAG
- the rimO gene encoding 30S ribosomal protein S12 methylthiotransferase RimO, translating to MSTAAPKVGFVSLGCPKATVDSERILTQLRMEGYQIVPTYEDADVVVVNTCGFIDSAKAESLDVIGEAIAENGKVIVTGCMGVAENSIRDVHPSVLAVTGPQQYEQVVNAVHEVVPPKKEHNPLIDLVPPQGIKLTPRHYAYLKISEGCNHTCSFCIIPSMRGKLVSRPVGDVLSEAERLVKAGVKELLVISQDTSAYGVDLKYKLDFWNGQPVKTRMLELCEALSAMGVWVRLHYVYPYPNVDHVIPLMAQGKLLPYLDIPFQHASPNVLKAMKRPAFEDKTLARIKQWREICPELTIRSTFIVGFPGETEEDFQYLLNWLTEAQLDRVGCFQYSPVDGAPANDLNLDIVPDDVKQDRWDRFMAHQQAISAARLQLKIGQEIEVLIDEVDDQGAVGRSYADAPEIDGSVFIDSTAVKPGDKVRVRVVDADEYDLWAEVV from the coding sequence ATGTCCACCGCCGCCCCCAAAGTCGGTTTCGTCAGTCTTGGTTGCCCGAAAGCGACTGTCGACTCCGAGCGCATCCTCACCCAGCTGCGCATGGAGGGGTACCAGATCGTGCCCACCTACGAGGATGCCGACGTCGTGGTGGTCAACACCTGTGGCTTCATCGACAGCGCCAAGGCCGAATCGTTGGACGTGATCGGTGAAGCCATCGCCGAGAACGGCAAGGTCATCGTCACCGGCTGCATGGGCGTGGCCGAGAACAGCATTCGCGACGTGCACCCGAGCGTGCTCGCCGTCACCGGCCCGCAGCAGTACGAGCAGGTGGTCAATGCCGTGCACGAAGTCGTGCCGCCGAAGAAAGAGCACAACCCGCTGATCGACCTGGTGCCGCCGCAGGGCATCAAGCTCACCCCGCGCCACTACGCCTACCTGAAGATTTCCGAAGGCTGCAACCACACCTGCAGCTTCTGCATCATCCCCTCGATGCGCGGCAAGCTGGTCAGCCGCCCGGTGGGCGACGTGCTCAGCGAGGCCGAGCGCCTGGTCAAGGCCGGGGTCAAGGAACTGCTGGTGATCAGCCAGGACACCAGCGCCTACGGCGTCGACCTCAAGTACAAGCTCGACTTCTGGAACGGCCAGCCGGTGAAGACGCGCATGCTCGAGCTGTGCGAAGCGCTGTCGGCGATGGGCGTGTGGGTGCGCCTGCACTACGTCTACCCCTACCCCAACGTCGACCACGTCATCCCGCTGATGGCCCAGGGCAAACTGCTGCCGTACCTCGACATCCCCTTCCAGCACGCCAGCCCCAACGTGCTCAAGGCGATGAAACGCCCGGCCTTCGAAGACAAGACCCTGGCGCGCATCAAGCAGTGGCGCGAGATCTGCCCGGAGCTGACCATCCGCTCCACCTTCATCGTCGGCTTCCCCGGCGAAACCGAGGAAGACTTCCAGTACCTGCTTAACTGGCTGACCGAAGCCCAACTCGACCGCGTGGGCTGCTTCCAGTACTCCCCGGTAGACGGCGCACCGGCCAATGACCTGAACCTGGACATCGTCCCCGACGACGTCAAACAAGACCGTTGGGACCGCTTCATGGCCCACCAGCAGGCGATCAGTGCCGCGCGCCTGCAACTGAAGATCGGCCAGGAAATCGAGGTGCTGATCGACGAAGTCGACGACCAGGGCGCGGTCGGCCGCTCCTACGCCGACGCCCCGGAAATCGACGGCAGCGTGTTCATCGACAGCACCGCCGTAAAACCGGGCGACAAGGTCCGCGTGCGCGTGGTAGATGCCGACGAATACGACCTCTGGGCCGAAGTGGTCTGA
- a CDS encoding integron integrase yields MDGKPRLLDQVREQIRLKHYSIRTERVYCEWVRRFIRFHAYRHPAEMGAAEVEAFLSDLAVRRDVSASTQNQALAALLFLYKQVLKLDLPWLGEVVRAKKPVRLPVVLSVEEVQAVLAKLEGELWLIASLLYGSGMRLMEVMRLRVKDVDFTAQQIVVRDGKGMKDRVTVLPQRLREPLRKHMQAVKAAHNAELLAERGDVYLPDALARKYPRAPWEWAWQYVFPAQSLSTDPRSGKRRRHHVDEKRLQRAFKVAVRSAGIVKLATPHTLRHSFATHLLEGGQDIRTVQELLGHADVKTTQIYTHVLNRGGLVVLSPLDRL; encoded by the coding sequence ATGGACGGAAAGCCCCGGTTGCTCGATCAAGTTCGCGAGCAGATTCGTTTGAAACACTACTCGATTCGCACTGAACGCGTCTATTGCGAATGGGTTCGTCGGTTTATTCGTTTCCATGCCTATCGTCACCCCGCAGAAATGGGGGCGGCCGAGGTAGAGGCGTTTTTATCTGATCTTGCAGTACGACGGGATGTATCGGCATCCACGCAGAATCAGGCGCTGGCCGCATTGCTGTTTCTTTATAAGCAGGTACTGAAGTTGGACTTGCCCTGGTTGGGTGAGGTGGTGCGCGCGAAGAAGCCGGTGCGTTTGCCGGTGGTACTAAGTGTGGAAGAAGTGCAGGCCGTACTGGCGAAGCTGGAAGGTGAGTTATGGCTGATTGCCAGTCTGCTGTACGGCTCGGGTATGCGCTTGATGGAGGTGATGCGCTTACGGGTAAAGGATGTGGATTTCACGGCGCAGCAGATAGTGGTGCGTGATGGTAAGGGCATGAAGGACCGCGTCACGGTGTTGCCGCAGCGGTTGCGTGAGCCTCTGCGTAAACACATGCAGGCGGTTAAGGCTGCGCATAACGCCGAACTGCTGGCCGAGCGTGGTGATGTGTATCTGCCGGACGCGCTGGCGCGCAAGTATCCGCGGGCGCCATGGGAATGGGCGTGGCAGTACGTGTTTCCGGCGCAGTCGTTGTCGACCGATCCACGCAGTGGCAAGCGTCGGCGTCATCACGTCGACGAGAAGCGCTTGCAGCGTGCGTTCAAGGTGGCGGTGCGCAGCGCAGGCATCGTGAAGCTGGCAACGCCGCACACGTTGCGCCATTCCTTTGCCACGCACCTATTGGAGGGTGGTCAGGACATTCGCACGGTGCAGGAGCTGCTCGGGCATGCGGATGTAAAGACCACACAGATCTATACGCATGTGCTCAATCGAGGCGGCCTTGTGGTGCTTAGTCCGTTGGACCGGCTGTGA
- a CDS encoding NTF2 fold immunity protein has translation MSKSALLIILAMIGTANADSTCPETEPHQTMLVTSASQAIKIAKISMLEISQADYLAGFEPFMAEQSNNIWHVYGSLPPDTLGGTPESKVCATTGEVLDTYHSQ, from the coding sequence ATGTCGAAGTCAGCGCTGCTCATTATTCTTGCCATGATCGGGACTGCAAATGCAGACAGTACATGCCCTGAAACTGAGCCCCATCAAACAATGCTTGTAACATCAGCCTCTCAAGCTATTAAAATTGCCAAGATATCAATGCTTGAAATAAGCCAAGCCGACTACTTGGCGGGCTTTGAGCCATTTATGGCAGAACAATCTAATAATATTTGGCATGTTTATGGCAGCCTCCCGCCAGATACGCTCGGAGGAACGCCAGAAAGCAAAGTATGTGCTACAACTGGTGAGGTTTTGGATACTTATCACTCGCAATAA
- a CDS encoding PH domain-containing protein, whose translation MIDFNNKGFFKLKQNSEYAEKITALLLDNEEIIDSYKSMRDGVVFTNKRIIAVNVQGLTGSKKDFTSIPYKNIVAYSVETSGTFDLDSELEIYLSSVGKVKFEFTGKTSMVEISKHISKHLL comes from the coding sequence ATGATCGACTTTAACAATAAAGGCTTTTTTAAGCTCAAGCAGAATAGTGAGTATGCAGAGAAAATTACTGCATTGTTGCTAGATAATGAAGAAATCATTGATTCATATAAATCCATGCGTGATGGCGTGGTTTTCACCAACAAGAGAATTATTGCCGTAAACGTTCAAGGTCTAACCGGTAGCAAAAAAGACTTCACGTCAATTCCTTATAAAAACATTGTTGCTTACTCGGTGGAAACGTCAGGTACGTTTGACCTTGATTCAGAATTAGAAATATATCTATCTTCTGTTGGCAAGGTGAAGTTCGAGTTCACCGGGAAAACATCCATGGTAGAAATATCAAAACACATATCAAAGCATCTGCTTTAA